In Gemmatimonadaceae bacterium, one DNA window encodes the following:
- a CDS encoding SET domain-containing protein-lysine N-methyltransferase, whose amino-acid sequence MTGPTPPIHPQQPDEAPRPNTGASLRSAPGILPSANPLIAVLAEADARRVIARVAIAAGTPILRIEGRLTDLPTRHSVQVGASQHIDPFDLFDDAAQVEWRSWMYLNHHCEPNAELRERVLVALRDIAEGEDVTFDYNTTEWELAEPFSCACGSPRCVGVVRGARFRRR is encoded by the coding sequence ATGACCGGCCCAACCCCACCGATACATCCGCAGCAACCCGACGAGGCGCCCCGGCCGAACACCGGGGCGTCCCTGCGTTCCGCGCCGGGCATCCTCCCAAGCGCGAACCCGCTCATCGCGGTGCTGGCCGAGGCTGATGCGCGCCGCGTCATCGCCCGGGTCGCAATCGCCGCTGGCACGCCGATCCTTCGCATCGAGGGGCGGCTGACCGACCTCCCGACGCGTCATTCGGTGCAGGTCGGCGCCTCACAGCACATCGACCCCTTCGACCTCTTCGACGACGCCGCGCAGGTCGAATGGCGCTCCTGGATGTACCTCAACCACCACTGCGAGCCGAACGCCGAGCTGCGGGAGCGCGTCTTGGTGGCGCTGCGGGACATCGCCGAGGGTGAGGACGTGACCTTCGACTACAACACGACCGAGTGGGAGCTGGCGGAGCCGTTCAGCTGCGCCTGCGGCAGTCCACGCTGCGTCGGTGTGGTGCGCGGGGCGCGCTTCCGGCGGCGGTAG
- a CDS encoding carbon-nitrogen hydrolase family protein yields the protein MQPPPDTLRVAAAQIAPVWLDRERTLAKVVAAIRAAVEQGAQLVTFGEALVPGYPFWLEHTDGARFESALQKELHAHYQREAVQIEAGHLRPVCDAARELGVAVVLGIIERPQDRGGHSLYASLVYIAASGEIGSVHRKLVPTYEERLAWSPGDGHGLRTHRLGAFAVGGLNCWENWMPLPRAVLYAEGEDLHVAIWPGGKHNTRDLTRFIAREGRSFVISVSGLMRRSDVGPDVPQRELLMAALPEVPANGASCIAAPDGSWIVEPVIGEERVIVATIDHALVRRERQNFDLAGHYARPDVTRLVVNRERQRTVSEG from the coding sequence ATGCAACCGCCGCCTGACACCCTTCGCGTCGCCGCCGCGCAGATCGCGCCCGTCTGGCTTGACCGCGAGCGCACGCTGGCCAAGGTCGTCGCGGCCATTCGAGCCGCGGTAGAGCAGGGCGCCCAACTCGTGACCTTCGGCGAGGCGCTGGTGCCGGGCTATCCGTTTTGGCTGGAGCACACCGACGGCGCGCGCTTTGAGTCCGCATTGCAGAAGGAACTGCACGCGCACTATCAGCGTGAGGCGGTGCAGATCGAGGCCGGCCACCTGCGGCCCGTCTGCGATGCGGCGCGTGAGCTGGGAGTCGCCGTGGTGCTCGGCATCATCGAGCGTCCGCAGGATCGGGGCGGGCACAGCCTGTATGCGAGCCTCGTCTACATCGCGGCGAGCGGGGAGATCGGCAGCGTGCACCGCAAGCTGGTGCCGACGTATGAAGAGCGCCTGGCCTGGTCCCCCGGCGATGGGCACGGCCTGCGCACCCATCGGCTCGGCGCCTTTGCGGTGGGCGGATTGAACTGTTGGGAGAACTGGATGCCGCTGCCGCGTGCGGTGCTGTACGCGGAGGGCGAGGACCTGCACGTGGCGATTTGGCCCGGCGGAAAGCACAACACGCGCGACCTCACGCGCTTCATTGCCCGCGAGGGGCGGTCATTCGTGATCTCGGTGAGCGGCCTGATGCGGCGATCGGACGTCGGGCCGGATGTGCCCCAGCGCGAACTGTTGATGGCCGCCCTGCCCGAGGTGCCGGCGAACGGCGCGAGCTGCATTGCCGCGCCGGACGGCAGTTGGATCGTGGAACCCGTGATCGGCGAGGAGCGCGTGATCGTCGCGACCATCGACCACGCCTTGGTGCGTCGCGAGCGCCAGAACTTCGACCTCGCGGGTCACTATGCTCGACCTGACGTGACGCGGCTGGTCGTGAACCGCGAGCGGCAGCGGACGGTGTCTGAAGGATGA
- the ftsZ gene encoding cell division protein FtsZ — protein sequence MSIFEFEETNAQHARMKVVGVGGGGGNAVNRMIEEQLEGVEFISVNTDAQALLNSKSDVKIQIGKKLTRGLGAGARPEIGRQAIEENRDEVMRAIQGSDLVFVTCGMGGGTGTGAAPIVCELAREVGALTVGIVTKPFLFEGRKRMRQADEGIAEMAKHVDTMIVVPNERLLAVVGKGIPFQDALKKADEVLLQATGGISGIITKAGMVNVDFADVRTVMKDGGSAIMGTGIGRGDNRALDAARMAIESPLLDNVSIAGARGVLINITGGHEMTLDEVTTIAEVVKEAVGEEAEIIFGSVSEPAMQGEVRVTVIATGFARKAQGGMAIPQRASTPVIPLDPLARSQRPSIGGTQAPAAGNAVPRPRPSQARPAEDLSDLEIPTFIRRQMD from the coding sequence ATGAGCATCTTCGAGTTCGAGGAGACCAACGCCCAACACGCCCGGATGAAGGTCGTGGGGGTTGGCGGCGGCGGTGGCAACGCGGTCAACCGGATGATCGAGGAGCAGCTCGAGGGCGTCGAGTTCATTTCCGTGAACACCGACGCGCAGGCGCTGCTCAACTCCAAGTCCGACGTCAAGATCCAGATCGGCAAGAAGCTCACGCGGGGCCTCGGCGCCGGCGCCCGCCCGGAAATCGGGCGTCAGGCGATCGAGGAAAATCGCGATGAGGTGATGCGCGCCATCCAAGGCTCGGACCTCGTGTTCGTGACCTGCGGCATGGGTGGCGGCACCGGCACCGGTGCGGCGCCGATCGTCTGCGAACTCGCACGTGAGGTCGGCGCGCTCACCGTGGGCATCGTCACCAAGCCGTTCCTGTTCGAAGGCCGCAAGCGCATGCGCCAGGCCGACGAGGGCATCGCCGAGATGGCCAAGCACGTGGACACGATGATCGTCGTGCCCAACGAGCGGCTGCTCGCCGTGGTGGGCAAGGGCATCCCGTTCCAAGACGCGCTCAAGAAGGCCGACGAAGTGCTGCTGCAGGCCACGGGCGGCATCTCCGGCATCATCACGAAGGCCGGCATGGTGAACGTGGACTTCGCCGACGTGCGCACGGTCATGAAGGACGGCGGCTCGGCCATCATGGGCACCGGCATCGGCCGCGGCGACAACCGCGCGCTGGACGCTGCCCGCATGGCCATCGAGAGCCCGCTGCTCGACAACGTGTCGATCGCTGGCGCGCGCGGTGTGCTGATCAACATCACCGGCGGCCACGAGATGACGCTGGACGAGGTCACGACCATCGCCGAGGTGGTGAAGGAAGCGGTGGGCGAGGAGGCCGAGATCATCTTCGGCTCGGTGAGCGAGCCGGCCATGCAGGGCGAGGTGCGCGTGACGGTGATCGCCACGGGCTTCGCGCGGAAGGCGCAGGGTGGGATGGCGATCCCGCAGCGGGCCAGCACGCCGGTGATCCCGTTGGATCCGCTCGCGCGTTCGCAGCGTCCGTCGATCGGTGGCACGCAGGCTCCGGCGGCAGGGAATGCTGTGCCGCGCCCGCGGCCCTCGCAGGCCCGCCCGGCGGAGGATCTCAGCGACCTCGAGATCCCGACGTTCATTCGGAGACAGATGGACTGA
- a CDS encoding M23 family metallopeptidase, with product MPGTGRRILTGAVVAGLAIAALRLPAPTPGDPSAVLSILQPDLQPWTAHDTLGEGETLSGLLARRGLTGVEALNVIKAATPLNPRRLRPGLAVEVSGDTTDTRPHEIRFRLAVDRIVRLARSGDSWAATEEILPWKIDTLIVRGTVESSLYQAIGMGSEGMLSGRARDELAWSIADIYEYKIDMSRELRQGDKVRALFERHTAPDGTQRIGKVIAAGLQQAGTEIQAFRLEKADGGVRYYDEKGRSLASMFLRNPVSFRRISSSFGRRRHPILGTMRNHNGMDYAANAGTPVRSIGDGVVISAGRNGGYGNQIEIRHSNGFVSRYAHLRGFAEGIRKGTRVRIEQTIGYVGSTGLSTAPHLHFEILVGGQFRDPRRALAMVESGPPLSGTELARFEQARDAVLFALEQPAGPLRALGN from the coding sequence ATGCCGGGCACTGGACGGCGGATTCTGACGGGCGCGGTGGTCGCGGGTCTCGCGATCGCCGCGCTTCGGTTGCCGGCCCCCACGCCGGGCGACCCGTCCGCCGTGCTGTCCATCCTGCAACCGGACCTGCAGCCTTGGACCGCGCACGACACGCTGGGTGAAGGGGAGACGCTGAGCGGCCTGTTGGCGCGCCGCGGCCTCACGGGTGTCGAGGCGCTGAACGTGATCAAGGCGGCCACGCCGCTGAATCCGCGGCGCCTGCGCCCCGGACTCGCCGTGGAAGTCTCCGGTGACACAACCGACACGCGGCCGCACGAGATCCGCTTCCGCCTCGCGGTGGACCGCATCGTGCGCTTGGCGCGCTCCGGCGACTCATGGGCGGCCACGGAAGAGATTCTGCCGTGGAAGATCGACACGCTGATTGTGCGCGGCACGGTGGAATCGTCGCTGTACCAGGCCATTGGCATGGGCAGCGAGGGCATGCTGAGCGGCCGCGCGCGCGACGAACTGGCCTGGAGCATCGCCGACATCTACGAGTACAAGATCGACATGTCGCGTGAGCTGCGGCAGGGCGACAAGGTGCGCGCGCTCTTTGAGCGGCATACCGCGCCCGACGGGACACAGCGCATCGGGAAGGTGATCGCAGCGGGTCTTCAGCAGGCGGGCACCGAGATCCAGGCCTTCCGTCTGGAGAAGGCGGACGGCGGCGTGCGCTACTACGATGAGAAGGGACGCTCGCTGGCGTCGATGTTCCTGCGCAATCCGGTGTCGTTCCGCCGCATCTCGAGCAGCTTCGGTCGCCGCCGTCACCCGATCCTCGGGACGATGCGCAACCACAACGGCATGGACTACGCGGCGAATGCCGGTACGCCGGTGCGCAGCATCGGTGATGGCGTCGTGATCTCCGCCGGCCGCAACGGTGGCTACGGCAACCAGATCGAAATCCGGCACTCGAACGGCTTCGTGTCGCGTTACGCGCATCTGCGTGGCTTCGCCGAGGGCATCCGGAAGGGCACGCGGGTGCGGATTGAGCAGACGATTGGCTACGTGGGCTCAACGGGCCTTTCGACCGCGCCGCACCTGCATTTCGAGATTCTCGTCGGCGGGCAGTTCCGCGACCCGCGCCGTGCCCTGGCCATGGTCGAGTCTGGCCCGCCGCTTTCGGGTACCGAGCTGGCGCGCTTTGAGCAAGCCCGGGATGCCGTCCTGTTCGCCCTTGAGCAACCAGCGGGACCACTTCGCGCGCTCGGCAACTAG
- the recG gene encoding ATP-dependent DNA helicase RecG, giving the protein MSPAAGGAGAGRRSLDMPVEFLTGVGPRRAEALRRLNIFTARDLLLHVPHRYEDASTVTPIARLKVGDDATVIGEVVSKGILPTRKGLRIFQAVVKDASGLIEVGWPGQPWLDRQVQKGDQLLLSGPVRFYHGRQLAPREFVNLGPEGDSTGAGRVLAVYPATEGLSFKLIRQLIDRHLDALLPLVQEYLPPELLAEAGLPTLPDALRAMHRPTSVAQALRARARLAYEELLFVHLLHQRARSLAREARDGIVFENRRELTTRFREVLPFELTKAQVRAVREIVQDMSAPQRMHRLLQGDVGSGKTVVAVFAALLAMENGYQVALMAPTELLAEQHARTVDRLLAPLGIVPVLITGSRSAKERKLAATRLEGGEPVLAIGTHALQEQGTTFARLGLAIIDEQHRFGVEHRRSLAERGKRGERPDVLLMSATPIPRSLALTVYGDLDVSILDERPPGRQPVTTALRPESARSRVLAFINRELDAGRQAYLVYPLIEESEKSALKAAKVAFEELQAGPFAGRRVALLHGKLKADEKDGIMRDFRDGSIDVLVATTVIEVGIDVPNATVMMVEHPERFGLSQLHQLRGRVGRGAEESYCILLGDVGEEVAERLQPFLETEDGFAIARADLEQRGMGDLFGERQSGVPMFKVADPLRDEGLSELARAAAGRVLARDPALSRPEHAALQETLKRQYGRALELFRVG; this is encoded by the coding sequence ATGAGCCCGGCCGCCGGCGGAGCAGGCGCAGGCCGACGCTCGCTCGATATGCCGGTGGAGTTCCTCACCGGGGTCGGGCCCCGGCGCGCCGAGGCCCTGCGACGGCTCAATATCTTCACGGCGCGCGACCTGCTGCTGCACGTGCCGCATCGCTACGAGGATGCGAGCACCGTGACGCCCATCGCGCGGCTCAAGGTGGGCGACGACGCCACCGTGATCGGCGAGGTGGTCTCGAAGGGCATCCTGCCCACGCGCAAAGGCCTGCGGATCTTCCAGGCGGTGGTGAAGGATGCGTCGGGGCTCATCGAGGTCGGCTGGCCCGGGCAGCCCTGGCTGGACCGGCAGGTCCAGAAGGGCGATCAACTCTTGCTGAGCGGACCCGTGCGCTTCTATCACGGGCGTCAGTTGGCTCCGCGCGAGTTCGTCAATCTTGGTCCCGAGGGCGACAGCACCGGCGCCGGCCGCGTGCTTGCCGTGTATCCGGCCACTGAAGGACTCTCGTTCAAGCTGATCCGGCAGCTCATCGACCGGCATCTCGATGCGCTGTTGCCGTTGGTGCAGGAGTACCTGCCGCCTGAACTGCTCGCCGAGGCCGGCCTGCCGACGCTGCCGGACGCATTGCGGGCGATGCACAGACCGACGTCCGTGGCCCAGGCGTTGCGGGCGCGCGCGCGGTTGGCCTACGAGGAACTGCTGTTTGTCCACCTGCTGCACCAACGCGCCCGCAGCCTGGCCCGTGAGGCTCGCGATGGCATCGTGTTCGAGAACCGCCGCGAGCTGACCACGCGATTCCGCGAGGTGCTGCCGTTCGAGCTCACCAAGGCCCAAGTGCGCGCGGTGCGCGAGATCGTGCAGGACATGTCGGCGCCGCAGCGCATGCATCGCCTGCTGCAGGGCGATGTCGGCTCGGGCAAGACGGTGGTGGCCGTGTTCGCCGCGTTGCTGGCGATGGAGAACGGCTACCAGGTCGCGCTGATGGCGCCGACCGAACTCCTGGCCGAGCAGCACGCCCGCACGGTGGACCGGCTGCTGGCACCGCTCGGGATCGTGCCGGTGCTCATCACGGGCTCGCGCAGCGCGAAGGAGCGGAAACTCGCAGCGACGCGGTTGGAGGGCGGGGAGCCGGTGCTCGCCATAGGCACCCACGCGCTGCAGGAGCAGGGCACCACGTTCGCTCGGCTGGGCCTCGCCATCATCGACGAACAGCATCGCTTCGGCGTGGAGCATCGGCGCTCGCTGGCGGAGCGCGGCAAGCGCGGCGAGCGGCCGGATGTGCTGCTGATGTCGGCCACGCCGATCCCACGCTCCTTGGCGCTGACCGTGTACGGCGACCTCGACGTGAGCATCCTCGACGAGCGGCCGCCTGGTCGCCAGCCCGTCACGACCGCGCTGCGGCCGGAATCGGCACGCAGCCGCGTGCTGGCGTTCATCAATCGCGAGTTGGACGCGGGTCGGCAGGCCTACCTCGTGTATCCGTTGATCGAGGAGTCGGAGAAGTCCGCCCTGAAGGCCGCCAAGGTCGCCTTCGAGGAACTGCAGGCCGGCCCCTTCGCCGGTCGCCGCGTGGCGTTGTTGCACGGCAAGCTCAAGGCCGACGAGAAGGACGGCATCATGCGCGACTTCCGCGACGGCAGCATCGACGTGCTGGTGGCGACAACGGTGATCGAGGTTGGCATCGACGTGCCCAACGCCACGGTGATGATGGTCGAGCACCCCGAGCGCTTCGGCCTCTCGCAGCTACACCAGCTGCGCGGCCGCGTTGGGCGCGGGGCGGAGGAGTCCTACTGTATCCTGCTTGGCGACGTTGGCGAGGAGGTGGCAGAGCGGCTGCAGCCGTTCCTCGAGACCGAGGACGGGTTTGCGATCGCGCGGGCGGACCTCGAACAGCGGGGCATGGGCGACCTATTCGGCGAACGGCAGAGCGGCGTGCCGATGTTCAAGGTGGCGGACCCGCTGCGCGACGAGGGGCTCAGCGAGCTCGCGCGCGCCGCAGCGGGGCGTGTGCTGGCGCGCGATCCCGCACTCTCGCGGCCCGAGCACGCCGCGCTGCAAGAGACGCTCAAGCGGCAGTATGGGCGGGCGCTGGAGCTGTTTCGGGTGGGCTGA
- a CDS encoding FtsQ-type POTRA domain-containing protein, whose product MRDTAADGTGRSARGLGASGTGDGGGPSKSRRLLHRITRVALVLAVLASPWWGRALLQQMDFFRVQRVELEGLRYAAPDEIVSRLRVDTTASVWDDVSPLEARVAEHPQVRTVRIRRKLPGTLVVVVTENPPVALVNTPRGMVVTDAAGDSLPVDPTAVDVDLPVLAREDTLLLRLLAETQADEPALFARLSEAGRTARGDVLLELAEFRILATPAVTAARLADVLPVELDAARRQWTIRELDLRYRDQVIVRLKTK is encoded by the coding sequence ATGCGCGACACGGCTGCAGATGGAACAGGTCGGTCGGCGCGCGGCCTCGGTGCGTCGGGCACGGGCGATGGCGGCGGGCCCAGCAAGTCGCGTCGCCTACTGCACCGCATCACGCGTGTTGCGCTGGTGCTGGCCGTGCTCGCCAGCCCCTGGTGGGGACGCGCCCTGCTGCAGCAGATGGACTTCTTCCGCGTGCAGCGCGTGGAGCTCGAGGGCCTCCGTTACGCCGCGCCCGACGAAATCGTTTCGCGGTTGAGGGTCGACACGACCGCGTCCGTGTGGGACGACGTGTCGCCGCTCGAGGCGCGGGTGGCGGAGCATCCGCAGGTGCGCACGGTGCGTATCCGGCGAAAGCTTCCCGGCACGCTCGTCGTCGTCGTGACGGAGAATCCGCCGGTAGCATTGGTCAACACGCCGCGCGGGATGGTGGTCACGGATGCGGCGGGGGACTCGCTACCGGTGGATCCCACGGCGGTTGACGTGGACCTGCCGGTGCTCGCCCGGGAGGACACGCTGCTGCTCCGGCTGCTCGCGGAGACGCAGGCCGATGAGCCGGCCCTCTTCGCGCGACTGAGCGAAGCAGGCCGGACGGCGCGGGGGGATGTGCTGCTGGAACTCGCCGAGTTCCGGATCCTCGCGACGCCGGCGGTAACGGCCGCGCGGCTGGCCGACGTGCTCCCCGTGGAACTCGATGCGGCGCGACGTCAGTGGACGATCCGTGAGCTCGACCTACGCTACCGTGACCAAGTGATCGTCCGTCTAAAGACCAAATGA
- the ftsA gene encoding cell division protein FtsA yields MNLDRLVAGLDIGSAKTTAVIAEVVGDLPKHPTVNILGVGQARTTGLRKGVVADIEETQRSITKAMQDAERMAGARVETVYAGIAGEHVQAMTSTGIASVTGKEITRADVDRANAVARAQAIPQDRELIHAIPQEYTVDKNQGVRDPVGMIGTRLETEMYLVTIGASPAMNLRKAVERAGYQVGELVLEPLASALSVLTDDEKELGVALIEMGAGTTDVAVFHEGKIRYLGTVGFGGVNVTSDIVHGLGVTQLDAERLKEQYGAAYEPIVKQTGEVIKLPSTAAQGDREIPRELLAHIIHQRTQEIYEMVLRNVEEAGLLPRLAAGVVVTGGAAAQPGSDLLASDVFGTGARVGVPGEYLGGLADSVQSPRFSTVTGLVQYGAHRVAIGASQGKGRRLSLSNAAPNMDSMAQRFKTWLQDWF; encoded by the coding sequence ATGAACCTCGACCGTCTCGTCGCTGGCCTCGATATCGGATCCGCCAAGACCACCGCTGTCATCGCGGAGGTCGTGGGGGATCTGCCCAAGCATCCCACGGTGAACATCCTGGGCGTCGGGCAGGCGCGCACCACGGGCCTGCGGAAGGGCGTGGTGGCCGACATCGAGGAAACGCAGCGCTCCATCACCAAGGCCATGCAGGACGCCGAGCGAATGGCAGGCGCGCGCGTCGAGACCGTCTATGCGGGCATCGCCGGCGAGCACGTGCAGGCCATGACCTCCACGGGCATCGCCAGCGTGACCGGCAAGGAAATCACCCGCGCCGACGTGGACCGCGCCAATGCGGTCGCCCGCGCGCAGGCCATTCCGCAGGACCGCGAGCTGATCCACGCAATCCCGCAGGAATACACGGTCGACAAGAACCAGGGCGTGCGCGATCCCGTCGGCATGATCGGCACGCGGCTCGAGACGGAGATGTACCTCGTCACCATCGGCGCCTCGCCGGCGATGAACCTGCGCAAGGCGGTGGAGCGGGCCGGGTATCAGGTCGGTGAGCTGGTACTGGAGCCGCTCGCGTCTGCGCTCTCCGTGCTGACGGACGACGAAAAGGAACTGGGTGTCGCCCTGATCGAGATGGGCGCCGGCACCACCGACGTCGCCGTCTTCCACGAAGGCAAGATCCGCTACCTCGGCACCGTCGGCTTCGGTGGCGTGAACGTCACCAGCGACATCGTGCACGGACTCGGCGTGACGCAGTTGGATGCGGAGCGCCTCAAGGAGCAGTACGGCGCGGCCTATGAGCCGATCGTGAAGCAGACGGGCGAGGTCATCAAGCTGCCGAGCACGGCGGCGCAGGGCGACCGGGAGATCCCGCGCGAGTTGCTGGCACACATCATCCACCAGCGCACGCAGGAGATCTACGAGATGGTCCTGCGCAACGTGGAGGAGGCCGGCCTGCTGCCGCGCCTCGCCGCGGGTGTGGTGGTGACCGGTGGCGCCGCGGCCCAGCCGGGCTCGGATCTGTTGGCCAGCGACGTCTTCGGCACCGGCGCCCGCGTCGGCGTCCCCGGTGAGTACCTTGGCGGCCTCGCCGACAGCGTCCAGAGCCCGCGCTTCTCCACCGTGACCGGCCTGGTCCAGTATGGCGCCCACCGCGTGGCGATCGGGGCCAGCCAAGGGAAGGGGCGGCGGCTGTCGCTCTCGAATGCGGCGCCGAACATGGACTCGATGGCGCAGCGGTTTAAGACTTGGCTGCAGGATTGGTTTTAA
- the ftsY gene encoding signal recognition particle-docking protein FtsY, protein MANLLSRRSLWQRIKDVALTDVGVLARGGVDGDTLERLEQTLLEADLGVPVTMRLVDAVRAKASKGVIRTAEDFRGTIRDLVSSALQSGNATPTLATATSGPTVILVLGVNGAGKTTTIGKLAARFRKEGKTVLLGAGDTFRAGAIDQLKVWAERTGAEFIGATAGADPAAVAFQSIDAGIARGVDVIIVDTAGRLHTSGALMDELRKVHRVVAKRLEGAPHEALLVLDGTVGQNAVQQAKQFAEVVPLTGLVVTKLDGTARGGVVVAVHEAVDVPVKFLGLGEQAADLLPFEPARFAAELLEG, encoded by the coding sequence ATGGCCAACCTGCTGTCCCGCCGCTCCCTCTGGCAGCGGATCAAGGATGTCGCGCTCACCGACGTCGGCGTGCTCGCCCGCGGCGGGGTGGACGGCGACACTCTCGAGCGCCTGGAGCAGACCCTGCTCGAGGCGGATCTGGGTGTGCCCGTCACCATGCGACTCGTGGACGCCGTGCGGGCCAAGGCGTCCAAGGGCGTGATCCGCACCGCCGAGGACTTTCGCGGGACCATCCGCGACCTTGTGTCGTCGGCCCTGCAGAGCGGCAACGCCACGCCAACGCTCGCCACGGCGACCTCCGGCCCGACGGTCATCCTCGTGCTCGGCGTGAACGGGGCCGGCAAGACGACCACCATCGGCAAGCTGGCCGCCCGCTTCCGCAAGGAAGGGAAGACCGTGCTGCTCGGGGCGGGCGACACCTTCCGTGCCGGTGCCATCGATCAGTTGAAGGTTTGGGCCGAGCGCACGGGTGCCGAGTTCATCGGCGCCACCGCCGGCGCTGATCCGGCGGCGGTGGCGTTCCAGTCCATCGACGCGGGCATCGCACGGGGCGTGGATGTGATCATCGTCGACACGGCCGGTCGCCTGCACACCAGTGGCGCGCTGATGGACGAACTTCGCAAGGTGCATCGCGTGGTGGCGAAGAGACTCGAAGGCGCACCGCACGAGGCCTTGCTCGTGCTCGACGGCACTGTCGGGCAGAACGCCGTGCAGCAGGCCAAGCAGTTCGCCGAGGTGGTGCCGCTCACGGGCTTGGTGGTCACCAAGCTCGATGGCACGGCACGCGGCGGAGTCGTCGTGGCGGTGCACGAGGCCGTGGACGTGCCGGTGAAGTTCCTAGGCCTTGGCGAACAGGCCGCGGACCTGCTGCCCTTTGAGCCCGCGCGCTTCGCGGCGGAGTTGCTGGAGGGATGA